From Salvelinus namaycush isolate Seneca chromosome 9, SaNama_1.0, whole genome shotgun sequence:
GTATTTGGCTGTGGTCTAGAGCTGAAGTGGAGAGAGACCAGAGGTCACTCTAACCCTTTTCAACACTACTGTCCCGACCCAAACCATACTGTGCTGCCACAGATACTTTTATCATTGACCTCTCCAACACTGTCCCAGCAGCTACTGTGTGGTAAATGTGTAACCAGGCAAGCGCAGTACAGCTCCGCCTGGCTCGGTAGTGTGAAAAGGGCCTCTCTGTGCTGCGGTCACTCGACCTGTGTGCCGCTGGCCTCTGTTTTCACAGCCTCCACCAGGAAGCTGAGCTCATTGCACAGGGTCTCGTGGCGGTAGGCCATGCGGATCTGAGCCACATTGGTCCGTCTAATGTCATTCCCGTCAGGCCCGTCCTGCAGGTAGTTGGCCCCCAGGAAGTGCTTCTTTTCCTGGCAGGATTAAAGGGTGATACAGGATACGTGTCACTTCGGGGACACAGCACACTGGGACACACTCAGGAGTTACATGAGGAGGTGGTCGGGGATGGCTACAGAAATCACTTGAGGTGACGTCCTGGTGAGTTCTCCTAAGCTGTCGGCATGAGCTTATTGAGGGTGAAAGCATCTGTCACGGTCAGCAGGCACTACTAGTGTTTGTCACAACGCTACAATTTACCAAGCAGTTCTATTTACCAAGTATTGATTTACTGTACCTGATGAGACAGACCACTCTGCAGCACACTGTTCCTGGCGATTTCACACGTGTCACAGGTGCTTAGCTTCCACAGCTGGGCCGCAATGGCATATTCCTCCATTAAGGCCTCCTGCAGCATGGACAAACAGACAAGGGGGAGTTTCCCCAAAGCTTCTTTGCTAACATGTTACTTTCTTTCACACACAGAAGATTAACCGTCAAACATTGATTTTACAATTGTTACTCTGGTAGGTTGGGTTGTGTAGATATAATTATTATGGTGATAGCTTCATCTTGCCTTCTGGTAGGCTAGTCATTTCTGCCACATTGCTTACACCAAtccaatcctttcagatctacagTGCCCAGGGGCTCTGACCTTGGTGTAGTGGAACTGCATGGGGTCATCGGtagacagggacacacacaggCCCTTCTGAAGGAACTCCTTGAGAGGGTTCTTGGagtactccaggaacaggctGTTGTTGCTCAGAGGAGACATGGCGATGGGGACCTGGGCCAGGTAGTACAGGTACTGCAGCACAGGACTCtgagaagggagagatggaaagatgtCAACACTCCCTTTGTCTTGGCCATGAACCATGGGTAGGGGGTCGGGTGGGGTTGTTGGGGCGGGTGTGACAGCTAGGAGGGGTCTCAGGTGGGATCTGGAGAAAGGGTggttgggatgggatgggagggtCAGCTGTATGGTGACCTGGGATcatgggaggagggagagaaagaggttcTTATGGTCTTCCACAACCTTTCACATTTTTCACAGATTGCCATGTTTAAATTGTACCATTTGCAACCTTAGAAAATGTACCAAACTGTGCCATTGTATATTCTACTGCTGTTTCTCATGATTGgtatacaaaaaaaatgtaacaccAAGTTCCAGGGAAGCTTTCCCAATCTTCATTCTTTGATTGTGCAATTCTAGGTCTTTATTGTCTGATCCACCCTTAACATAACAGTATGATAAAGACTTCAATAGATGTAACATGTCCTAGTTCAATCCGATTATTTCACGAGTTAGATGATCAATGGTGCAAATACTCAATGTAGTCTATTCAAAGTTAGCAAAAACACGAAGATCTGTTTACAAAGGTAGACAGGTGGGTTTTACTGTATTCGTTTCCACTCAGCTAAAATAAGCTGCTGATTTGTCATGTATGTCATCCCAGTGCCTGTGAAGTGAACATGGTGGAGCTGTGTTGGCAAATGAAAAGTGTCCTTTTGACACAAAGAAGCTGATGAAATGTGGAATGATTCAGATCTCAGTAAGTGGGCGCTCTTGACTttttttggtaaaaaaaaaagtttctgTGGAAAGCAACCAAGGAGAGGAAATTTGGCAGTTTTGGAGATTTcaaatacactgtatatacaaaagtatgtggacaccccttcaaatttgtggattctgctatttcagccacacccgttgctgacaggtgtatataatcgaacacacagccatgcaatctcaatagacaaacattgacagtagaatggccttactgaagagctccgtgacattcaacgtggcaccgtcataggatgccacctttccaacaagtcaattcgtcaaatgtctgccctgctagagctgccccggtcaactgtaagtgctgttattttgaagtggaaacgtctaggagcaacaacggctaagccacaaagtggtaggccacacaagctctcaGAATTGGACAGCTGTAGTGTGTACTCGTAAAAACcgtctgtcttcggttgcaacactcactaccgagttccaaactgcctctggaagcaacgtcagcacaataactgtttgtcaggagcttcatgaaatgggtttccatcgccgAGCAGCCGAACACAAGCCAaagattaccatgcgcaatgccaagcgtcggctggagtggtgtaaagctcgccgccatggactctggagcagtggaaatgagttctctggagtgatgaatcacgcttcaccatctgggtttggcggataccaggagaacgctacctaccccaatgcatagtgccaactgtcaagtttggtggaggaggaataatggtctggggctgtttttcatggttcggcctaggccccttagttccagtgaaaggaaatcttaacgctacagcatacagtgacattTAGACGATtctttgcttccaactttgtggcaacagtttggggaaggccctttcctgtttcagcatgacaatgaccccgtgcacaaagcgaggtccatacagaaatggtttgtcaagatcggtgtggaagaatttgactggcctgcacagagccttgacctcaaccccatcgaacacctttgggatgaattggaacgccgactgcgagccaggcttaatcgcccaacatctgtgcccgacctcactaatgctcttgtggctgaatggaagcaagtccccgcagcaatgttccaacatctagtggaaagccttcccagaagagtggaggccggtatagcagcgaaggggggaccaactccatatgaatgcccatgattttggaatgagatattcgaggagcaggtgtccacatacttttggtcgtgtAGATTAGACAGTAGGGAAAAGCTTACATTCCCACTGAAAAGTGATTTACGAGCTGTGTGGCTCAACACAGCTTTCAAAGATTATAATTCCtgttacatgtaatccgttactacCCAACCCTGGGCATGTCATAGGTAATGATTAGGAGTCAGAGTTGAGGTTTCGGACCTTCTTCAGGTTGAGACCGTGGGAGATGTTGTCGGCCGTGAGGAAGGCAGAGACCAGGTGGGTGATAGAGCCGGCCTCGCCACAGTGGGGCCGGAACTGGAAGGTGTTGAGGCCTCGTTCCCTTAGGGAAAACAAAGAATGACGCATTACATAAAGAAGAATAAGGATTTCTGTAACAGTTGGACAAATaaagtacagtggcaagaaaaagtatgtgaaccctttggaattacctggatttctgcacaAATTGGTCAAAatatttgatctgatcttcatccaagtcacaacaatagacaaacacagtctacttaaactaataacacaaacaagtATATGttgtcatgtctttattgaacacactgtgtaaacttTCACCGTggagggtggaaaaagtatgatcccttggatttaataactggttggccctgcctttggcagcaataacctcagccaaacattttctatagttgtggatcagacctgcacattCCTCTTTCCAAAACTGTTTCAGtacagcaatattcttgggatgtctggtgtgaaccgctctcttgaggtcataccacagcatctcaattaggttgaggtcaggactctgactgggccactccagaaggtgtattttcttctgttgaagccattctgttgttgatttactacTGTGTTTTTGGTCGTTGTCCTATTGCATCATCCAACTTCTggtgagcttcaattggcggacagatagccttacattctcctgcaaaatgtcttgataaatttGGGAATTAATATTTCCATCaacgatagcaagctgtccaggccctgaggcaggaaagcagccccaaaccataatgttccctccaccatactttacagttgggaggttttgatgttgatgtactgtgcctttttctccacacatagtgttgtgtgttccttccaaacaactcaacctTAGTTTAATTTGtctacagaatattttgccagtagcgctgtggaacttCCTGGAGCTCTTtggcgaacttcagacgtgcagcaatgttttttttttggacagcagtgtccttttgtggtgtcctcccatgaacacaattcttgtttagtgttttacgtatcgtagactcgtcaacagagatgttagcatgttccagagatttctgcaaGTCCTTAGCTGACACTATGATTCTTcttaactgtcacgccctgatctgtttcacctgtccttgtgcttgtctccacccccctccaggtgttgccattcttcccaattatcccctgtgtattaatacatgtgttctctgtctgtttgttgccagttcgtcttgttatTTCAAGCTATCCAGCGTTTTTCCTGTCAGCGCCTATTGTTTCCTAGCCTCTCTttcctcgtcctcctggtttttgacctttgcatgtcctgaccctgtacccacccgcctgacctctctgcctgaccctgagccggtctgccgtcctgtacctttgctccacctctggattactgaactctgccagtccctgaccctgagtccgcctgccgtcctgtacctttgctccacctctggattactgaactctgccagtccctgaccctgagtccgcctgccgtcctgtacctttgccttacCCTGGATCTGCGACCCctacctgccttgacctgtctttgcctgcccctgttgctacaataaacattgttacttcgacagtctgcatctgggtcttaccttgattcctgatattaacctcattgagcattctgcgctgtgttcttgcagtcatctttgcaggacgccCACCCCTAGGgaaagtagcaacagtgctgaactttctccatttattgacaatttgtcttaccgtggactgatgaacatcaaggcttttagagatacttttgtaacccttttctACTTTATGAAAGTCAACAATttttaatcttaggtcttctgagatctcttttgttcgaagCATGGTTCActtcaggcaatgcttcttgtgaatatcaaactcaaattttgtgagtgttttttatagggcaaagcagctctaaccaacatctccaatcttgtctcattgattggactccaggttagctgattcctgactccaattagcttttggagaagtcattagcctaggggttcaaatactttttacaacctacactgtgaatgtttaaattatctattcaatatagacaagaaaaattaaaataatttgtgtattattagtttaagcacactgtgtttgtctattgttgtgacttagatttaagtcatttagcagacgctcttatccagagcgacttacaaatttacctttatatttaactaggcaagtcagttaagaacaaattcttatttttcaatgacggcctaggaacagtgggttaactgcctgttcaggggcagaacgacagatttgtaccttgtcagctcggggatttgaacttgcaacctttcggttactagtccaacgctctaaccactaggctaccctgccgtagatgaagatcagatcaaattgtgtgaccaatttatgcagaaatccaggtaattccgaAAGGttaacatactttttcttgccactgtactgtGTGTATTGTATATTGCGAGTCTACCTTTAATCATAGCAGTAGGCTACACATAGGAATAACATTAGTACAGTACATGTTTTCCTGACACCCTGGTCATGAGCAGTGACTTACTTCCTCAGGTTGTTGAGGACCATGATGTTGGCGTACATGTGGAAGAGGTAGTAACTGTAGGGGGGGTTTTCGCCTGAGGTCCACTCCTCAGGTTTGGGGCTCTTGTAGGAGAACATGTGGTCACTGTGCTTGGACTCATCATCCACGCTGTCGAACCCGGTCACCTACAGGACAGGAGGTGTGGATCTGAGCAGGTGCCATAGCTGATGCACTGTAACAATTTTGGCACTAAATTGCTGAAATACATGATGCTTAACCCAGGAGTGTGCTACACGTTGGTGGTGGTAGAAGTCGTGAGTTACTCTCATATAATGTAAAATGCTTTGAGACCCAGGGGGAAGTACTACTGTATGAATGCAATCCAATAACAACATTTTATTATTaggaggaatatatatatatgtatatgtgtgtgtgtatatatatatatatatgtgtatacatatatatatgtagggtagtctagtggttagagcgttggactagtaaccgaaaggttgcaagttcgaatccctgagctgacaaggtacaaatctgttgttctgcccctgaacaaggcagttcctaggtcgtcattgaaaattagaatttgttcttaactgacttgcctagttaaataaaggtaaaaaaagaatatatatgtgtttatatatgtatgtatatacagttgaagtaggaagtttacatacacttggagtcactaaaacttgtttttcaaccactccacaaatttcttgttaacaaactatagttttggcaagtcggttaggacatctactttgtgcatgacacaggtcatttttccaacaattgtttacagacagattaattcactgtatcacaattccagtggttcagaagtttacatacactaaattgactgtgcctttaaacagcttggaaaattccagaaaatgatgtcatggctttagaagcttctgataggctaattgacatcatttgagtcaattggaggtgtacctgtggatatatttcaaggcctaccttcaaactcagtgcctctttgcttgacatcatgggaaaattaaaagaaatcaaaaaaaaattgttgacctccacaagtctggttcatccttgggagcaatttccaaatgcctgaaggtaccacgttcatctgtataaataatagtacacaagtataaacaccatgggaccagacagccgtcataccgctcaggaaggagacaacttctgtctcctagagatgaacgtactttggtgtgaaaagtacaaatcaatcccagaacaacagcaaaggaccttgtgaaaatgctggaggaaacaggtacaaaagtatctatatccacagtaaaatgagtcctatatcaacatgacctgaaatgccgctcagcaaggaagaagccactgctccaaaaccgccataaaaaagccagactacggtttgcaactgcacatggggacaaagatcgcactttttggagaaatgtcctctggtctggtgaaacaaaaatagaactgtttggccataatgaccatcgttatgtttggagggaaaaggaggcttgcaagctgaagaacaccatcccaaccgtgaagcacgggggtggcagcatcatgttgtgggggtgctttgctgcaggagggactggtgcacttcacaaaatatatggcatcatgagggaggaaaatgatgtggatatattgaagcaacatctccagacatcagtcaggaagttaaagcttggtcacaaatgggtctttcaaatggacaataaccccaagcatacttccaaagttgtagcaatggcttaaggacaacaaagtcaaggtattggagtggccatcacaaagacctgacctcaatcctatagaaaacttgtgggcagaactgaaaaagcgtgtgtgagcaaagaggccttacaaacctgactaagttacaccagctctgtcagaaggaatgggccaaaattcaaccaacttattgtgggaagcttgtggaaacgcgaaacgtttgacccaagttaaacaatttaaaggcaatgctaccaaatactaattgagtgtatggaaacttctgacccactgggaatgtgagagaaataaaagctgaaataaatcattctctctactattattctgaaatttcacattcttaaaaaaaagtggtgatcctaactgacctaactgatcctaactgactaagacagggaatttttattaggattaaatgtcaggaattgtgaaaaacggagtttaaatgtatttagctaaggtgtatgataacttccgacttcaactgtatgtgtgtgtagttaTTTCACCATTTCTGACTTGGAAAATCAGTCTGATAAAGTTGAGCTACTCCACTGTGTGTTGTAAATACTCACGTATTTCAAGAAAACGTGTATCTCCTTGTTCTTTTGTGGATTGACTGTAGCCTCGAACAGTGGGAGGAAAATATTCTCCAGCAGCTTGGCGAAGTTCTGTATTATCTTCTTCGACCTGAAAATGTCACTGCAAGACAAAATGTTACATTTGTGAAACATATCTTTAGATGTGACTTGCTTGATCACTGTAAGACTGATGGTGGATTCAGTTCAATTATTTGTTGATTAATAATAATGCTGACAACAGCCTTTCTTTGTTAAAGTAGCAGCACCATTCCTACTATCCTTTGTGTGACTTATACCCTGTTAAAAGATTTTAtcaaggtttaagataaatggttaaataattctacccggaaacttaaccagtaggattagaggttatgtagcatggacaAGGAGTAATTAAGCTGATAAACATAAGTCCAAATAGGTTGGACTGGGAAGagaggaatgtatgtgtgtgccgaaagaaaacaaagaggagccttaacctatgtttgaaccgacccggcTATAACTCTGGGGAGATAAGATAGGACAGGCAGAGCCCCTCCAGGTTTCCCAGATCtgggggggggactggaactgtcagctgagtggtaataaactgtggtgagactccaggagaaaaagagagaacccaaatgttggtgtgtatgtatgtgcgtaggttaGAATGGTATAAAAGGAATGTATTTGTGTATGCACGAGAGAGCTCTCGCAAATAAACCTGGATCTGATCAATTGTGAGCTGGGAATTCTGTCTGTTTTATTTAAGACCAGAACTTTACAACCTCTGGGTTGCAGACCGATTAAGATAATTGAAATTTATGAACATTGATTACAAAATGCTATAACATACACTCAAAGAAAACATGGTTCCAAAATGGCTCttcggctgtctccataggagcacactttttggttccatgtagaaccctgtttggatccaggtagaacccttttgggttcgatgtagaaccctctgtggaaagggttctacaaggaacccaaaaaggttctacctggaaccaaaaatggttcttcaaatggttattctatggggacagccaaataacccttttaggttctggGAATGAATTGCTTCTAAGTTAAATATCAACCAGCAAAAGGGAccataaatttgattgattaacCTTGGTTGACAATGTAACgtcctaaactcagcaaaaaaaagaaacatccctttttcaggtccctttctttcaaagataattcgtaaaaatccaaataacttcacagatcttcattgtaaagggtttcaacactgtttcccatgcttgttcaatgaacctttaacaattaatgaacatgcacctgtcgaatagttgttaagacactaacagcttacagacggtaggcaattaaggtcacagttttgaaaacttaggacactaaagaggcctttctactgactctgaaaaacaccaaaagaatgatgcccagggtccctgctcatctgcgtgaatgtgccttaggcatgttgcaaggaggcatgaggactgcagatgtggccagggcaataaattgcaatgtccgcactatgagacgcctaagacagcgctacatggagacagctgatcgtcctcgcagtggcagaccacgtgtaacaacacctgcacaggatcggtacatccgaacatcacacctgcgggacaggtacaggatggcaacaactgcccgagttacaccaggaacgcacaatccctccatcagtgctcaaactGTCCCCAACAGGCtgaaagaggctggactgagggcttgtaggcctgttgtaaggcagatcctcaccagacatcaccggcaacgtcgtcgcctatgggcaaaaacccaccgtcgctggaccagacaggactggcaaaaagtgctcttcactgacgagtcacggttttgtttcaccaggggagatggtcggattcgcgtttatcgtctaaggaatgagcgttacacgaggcctgtactctggagcaggatcgatttggaggtggagggtccgtcatggtctggggcggtgtgtcacagcatcattgtgactgagcttgttgtcattgcaggcaatctcaaagctgtgccttacagggaagacaacctcctcccttatgtggtacccttcctgcagggtcatcctgacatgaccctccagcatgaacactgacattcctgtcttgcaggaaatcatgcacagccatactactcgttctgtgcgtgatttcctgcaagacaggaatgtcagtgttctgccatggccagcgaagagcccggatcttaatcccattgagcacgtctgggacctgttggatcggagggtgggggctagggccattcctcccagaaatgtccgggaacttgccggtgccttggtggaagagtggggtaacatttcacagcaagaactggcaaatctagtggagtccatgaagaggagatgcactgcagtacttaatgcagctgatggccacaccagatactgactgttacttttgattttgaccccccctttgttcagggacacattattcaatttctgttagtcacatgtctgtggaacttgttcagtttatgtctcagttgttgaatattgttatgttcatacacatatttacacatgttaagtttgctgaaaataaacgcagttgacagtgagaggacgttgcTTTTACACATCTTCGTTGCCATTACAACTAGTGTAGTTTTACAAAGACCATTATGGTTGAAGCATTATAGTACCACTAGCCTAGAGATCAGCATTGAGAGCAACATTCCCTTATCTTCCCTTCTTCTCCCTGTGACACTTACTAGATCCTGGGCACCTGGATGATCCAGCGCATGTTGGGGGAGTGAACCTTGTGCTGGATGAACCATGAGGCCAGGCTCTCCCACTCATCAGGGGAGCGGCCGTAGATGGACATACGGGGCTCTGCGTGCTGGTACTTACTCTCCTCCAGCTCATGAGCCACTTCCTGTtatagaggaagaggaaaggaatTACAGTACGTTAGAGATTCCCATGATAGTGGAGTTGTGATATTGATCTTAAGTTGATGCTATACCTTGATGATGCGTGCAAAGTATTCCCCTTTGATGTAGTTGTCTGTTTTCAGGTAAATCTCTCGGAGTTCGCTGGCTCCCACAGGGTTGTACTTGGAGTTGAACTTATCAAAGCGGTGGAATGTTTGCCTTCCCTAAGAGAGTACACATTTATAATTGATTACATGTTTTTGTCAACAACAGCAGTTTAGCACCACTATCATTGTGATCCTCAAACACACTATTGGCAAGTTACATGGAACCTACAGCAGAACTGCAATTGTTTAAATACATACTTCTGAATATTCATATATGCATTATAATGGTGTTATGAACTGCTTATGAACAGTTTAATCGTCATGCAGAATAGGTTATTAAATGTGTTAAAAATAATGACATAACCTATAAACTGTAGTAACCTAAATACTATCCAACAATAGTATTTCAAGCATTGCGTCTAAAAGTTTCTAGAACATTCTTACAGCGTGTACGTCCAGGGAGTCCACAGTGAGGTCATAGGGGTCCATGGCCAGGGTGTCAAACACCTGTTTCAAGGTGATCATCTGGCCCCCCTTCTCCAGCACCACGCGGTCTGCCTCGGTCTTGTAGGTGGTCTGGATGAACTTCAGCAGGTGCTTCTGGTTCATGCAAGCGGCTGCGTGGATGTGAGTGTCTACCTGTATTCGCGAGGAGGCATAAGCCGACATATTTTGTCAGCTTGTTCTAAAGCACAGCTTGAGTCAGTGAGATGTCATTTATGACCATGTAATCATGGGAGTTTCAACCCTTGCATCTGCATTCCATCTTATACTCTATGCGTCACCAACCTTCCTGACGTTATAGAAGTCTCTGTGAGGAACACCTTTCAGCTCCTTCAGCTCAGCCATCTCATTCAGCATCTCGTGCAGATAGAACTTGGAGGCCACAAAGTTCAGTCGTCTGTGGCAGTAGGTTTTCCTGGAATGACAATGAGATAATATTAGAAACACCGTAATAGAGAGGGTCATTGGGAACTGGGCACCAGTGTGAGGTGGTGATGTCGGTGGTGGGCTGCTCACGTGGGCCCGTCTACGATCATGGCGAGGACATGGCTCAGGTCTATGGCGAAGGTCTCCAAGTCGGGGTAGGGCAGGCTGTGGGGCTGCTGCTGCTTCAGGGCCTCCGCATCGTCGTACACGTACACGATGCCGTCCTTCATCTGCAGCGAGTAGTTCAGGTCGTCAGGGATGCCCTCCGTAGTGTACGGGTCCTCCCCCTCGCGAGGGCAGGGGCACATATCTGCAGAGGACAGGATTAAATAAGTGaccagagggaagagaggagagagatgataggTGAAAGGAAACGACAGAAGAAGA
This genomic window contains:
- the LOC120054137 gene encoding AMP deaminase 3-like; protein product: MPRQFPKISLSEVDESVRLLAEKVYASVLKEEDTKDALSMYTVPEDCPIGLHQDREMEMLKEIAEQYSEESTKRKKSFKMKRSQLVSQQFPSSLNINPEWAMSVVTPLLFPGAPVCPSIPENSPEFQRVTISGDYCAGITVEDYEQAAKTLMKALFIREKYSRLAYHRFPRTTAQFLRSAENQKWNVEDEILPDMCPCPREGEDPYTTEGIPDDLNYSLQMKDGIVYVYDDAEALKQQQPHSLPYPDLETFAIDLSHVLAMIVDGPTKTYCHRRLNFVASKFYLHEMLNEMAELKELKGVPHRDFYNVRKVDTHIHAAACMNQKHLLKFIQTTYKTEADRVVLEKGGQMITLKQVFDTLAMDPYDLTVDSLDVHAGRQTFHRFDKFNSKYNPVGASELREIYLKTDNYIKGEYFARIIKEVAHELEESKYQHAEPRMSIYGRSPDEWESLASWFIQHKVHSPNMRWIIQVPRIYDIFRSKKIIQNFAKLLENIFLPLFEATVNPQKNKEIHVFLKYVTGFDSVDDESKHSDHMFSYKSPKPEEWTSGENPPYSYYLFHMYANIMVLNNLRKERGLNTFQFRPHCGEAGSITHLVSAFLTADNISHGLNLKKSPVLQYLYYLAQVPIAMSPLSNNSLFLEYSKNPLKEFLQKGLCVSLSTDDPMQFHYTKEALMEEYAIAAQLWKLSTCDTCEIARNSVLQSGLSHQEKKHFLGANYLQDGPDGNDIRRTNVAQIRMAYRHETLCNELSFLVEAVKTEASGTQVE